Proteins co-encoded in one Synechococcus elongatus PCC 6301 genomic window:
- a CDS encoding FAD-dependent oxidoreductase, translating into MGRAIGLWIGSIGLAVSLGSAAIANAATQSTLTCEILVVGGGLSGVAAAEAGLLAGRTVCLTEITDWLGGQVSSQGTSALDEAGLQQTLQVYPQGYQRFRDRLRQFYGRENPGDCWVSQICFLPRDAAQLLEAQLREAEQRGQGKLHWLPNTVVKSLQFDRDRRWIESVTAIQHRPATGAPPLNTLPLSAWIEDAYRLEDSKLLEKNVLQLQPPAGQPQRWLVIEATETGELLPLADVPYRLGLDPRSPGNPSSPVTQPDPYCTQGFTYTFAMEQTPEAYQPERPAFYDRYAPYFSYELSRFANPDTLFTYRRIWAPQPRSPQLQPGRNVTLPQPGDWSMQNWTWGNDYRPGTSGDNLILSAEQLRASGQLELGGWLGGLRTETLQRGEEHALSFFYWLSQGNTDSQLGPNVKQPFPFYRLLQGIDQPMGTANGLSKYPYIREGRRLIGRSSPTYPQGFSLVETDIARPDYTDPLYQETLSPQDYAALRQRLAREAILQRNSEASLPIVPRPRLFPDSVGITQYALDFHPCLTQSPPEKPGNTERAGVRLPQGLAYPGQIPLRAMIPQRVDNLLVTGKAIAFSYSVAAAYRVHSFEWSSGVAAGTVADFVLQQKITPAELVDDLPRQEPQLEALQRRLVNAGNPIAFPGTTLLDRNWLRP; encoded by the coding sequence ATGGGTCGAGCAATCGGGCTCTGGATCGGCAGTATCGGACTGGCAGTGAGTCTGGGTTCTGCCGCGATCGCCAATGCTGCTACGCAGTCCACCCTCACCTGTGAAATTTTAGTCGTGGGGGGTGGGCTCTCCGGGGTGGCTGCTGCCGAAGCAGGACTGTTGGCTGGTCGCACAGTTTGTCTGACCGAAATCACCGATTGGCTGGGTGGACAAGTCTCCTCGCAGGGCACCTCCGCGCTGGATGAAGCCGGTCTGCAGCAGACGTTGCAAGTTTATCCCCAAGGCTACCAACGCTTTCGCGATCGCCTCCGCCAGTTCTATGGTCGCGAGAATCCCGGTGATTGTTGGGTCAGCCAGATCTGCTTTTTACCCCGTGATGCGGCTCAACTCTTGGAAGCACAATTGCGTGAGGCCGAGCAACGCGGTCAAGGCAAACTGCATTGGCTGCCGAATACTGTTGTTAAATCTCTGCAATTCGATCGCGATCGCCGTTGGATTGAGTCGGTGACGGCGATTCAGCATCGACCGGCTACCGGAGCCCCGCCCCTCAATACCCTGCCGCTTTCCGCTTGGATCGAGGATGCCTATCGCCTCGAAGATTCCAAGCTGCTGGAGAAGAACGTCCTGCAACTGCAACCGCCTGCTGGTCAGCCGCAGCGCTGGCTCGTGATTGAAGCCACCGAAACAGGAGAACTGTTACCGCTGGCGGATGTCCCTTATCGCCTAGGCCTCGATCCGCGATCGCCGGGGAATCCGTCCTCGCCGGTGACTCAGCCCGACCCCTACTGCACCCAAGGCTTTACCTACACGTTTGCCATGGAGCAAACACCTGAAGCTTATCAACCGGAGCGACCCGCTTTCTACGATCGCTACGCGCCTTACTTCAGTTATGAACTGTCGCGTTTTGCCAACCCTGACACGCTGTTTACCTATCGGCGAATTTGGGCACCCCAACCGCGATCGCCACAGCTGCAGCCCGGACGCAATGTCACCCTTCCGCAGCCCGGTGATTGGTCCATGCAGAACTGGACGTGGGGCAATGATTATCGACCGGGAACATCCGGCGATAATCTCATCCTCAGTGCCGAGCAATTGCGGGCCAGTGGTCAACTAGAACTGGGTGGCTGGCTGGGTGGTCTGCGCACCGAAACCCTGCAGCGGGGCGAAGAACATGCCCTGTCCTTTTTCTATTGGCTGTCTCAAGGCAACACCGATTCTCAATTGGGGCCGAACGTCAAACAGCCCTTTCCCTTCTATCGACTCTTACAAGGGATCGATCAACCGATGGGAACGGCGAATGGGCTCTCCAAATATCCCTACATCCGTGAAGGCCGGCGGCTCATCGGTCGATCTTCCCCGACCTATCCCCAAGGCTTTTCCTTGGTTGAAACCGATATTGCCCGACCCGACTACACCGATCCGCTCTATCAAGAGACCCTGTCGCCCCAAGACTATGCAGCCTTGCGGCAGCGTCTGGCACGAGAAGCCATCTTGCAAAGGAATTCTGAAGCAAGTCTACCGATCGTGCCGCGGCCGCGCCTTTTCCCCGATTCCGTTGGCATCACCCAGTACGCGCTCGATTTTCATCCCTGTCTGACCCAGTCCCCCCCCGAAAAACCCGGCAATACTGAACGAGCTGGTGTTCGGCTACCGCAGGGCTTAGCGTATCCAGGACAAATTCCCTTGCGGGCCATGATTCCGCAACGGGTCGATAATCTGCTCGTCACCGGCAAAGCGATCGCCTTTAGTTACAGCGTGGCGGCGGCCTACCGTGTCCATAGCTTTGAGTGGTCGTCAGGCGTAGCCGCAGGAACTGTGGCTGATTTTGTGCTGCAACAGAAAATCACCCCTGCTGAGTTAGTCGATGATTTACCGCGCCAAGAACCACAACTCGAAGCCCTGCAGCGACGGCTGGTGAATGCGGGCAATCCGATCGCCTTTCCGGGAACTACCCTGCTCGATCGCAATTGGCTACGCCCTTGA
- the rpmB gene encoding 50S ribosomal protein L28 gives MSRVCQLTGKKANNAYAISHSHRRTKRLQNVNLQEKRIWWPEGNRFVKLRLSTKAIKTLQKKGLSAYARELGIDLKRL, from the coding sequence ATGTCTCGCGTCTGTCAATTGACCGGCAAAAAGGCCAATAACGCCTACGCCATCTCCCACTCGCACCGCCGCACCAAGCGCTTGCAAAACGTCAACTTGCAAGAAAAGCGCATCTGGTGGCCGGAAGGGAACCGCTTCGTCAAGTTGCGGTTGTCGACCAAAGCGATCAAAACCCTGCAGAAGAAAGGTCTCAGCGCCTACGCTCGCGAGCTGGGCATTGACCTCAAGCGCCTGTAA
- a CDS encoding SLC13 family permease: MSLAAVLAIAIFVAVILAASFELTDLTVVALVGAMLLVLTGQLTMPEAVASIAKAHGTLALLFGMMVLVQALEATGAFNGLAHRVVLASRGDGRRLLLGIMLLTSPICAVLPNATTVMLLAPLLPPLAKELKLDPRPLLLLLVLTANSAGLLTLVGDPATYIVATGLGFSFGQYFSQLSLGGLISLLVIVPTLPWLYRSIWTARFPVPDLTPPRPHHRQAMRMLLGVTVVMLVSFTVGEMLPVPLSPDATALAGAAAALAICHQSRLITVDRLFAAIDWSTLVYFMGVFVLIGGLQTSGAMVLLAQGLTTLIGTNILQGSLLLLLLTGVLSAFIPNIPLVAALTPVLISYCQTAGLTIAPDAIAPQAYPLFFALMFGGTLGGNATLIGASANLVGAGIARQHDTPIHFRDWLPYGVPTVILQLSAALLYCWWRS; the protein is encoded by the coding sequence ATGAGCCTCGCTGCAGTCTTGGCGATCGCAATTTTTGTGGCGGTGATTCTGGCTGCCTCCTTTGAACTGACCGATCTCACGGTAGTCGCCCTGGTCGGAGCGATGCTACTCGTCCTGACGGGGCAGCTGACGATGCCCGAGGCTGTAGCGAGTATTGCTAAGGCACACGGGACCTTGGCCCTGCTGTTCGGGATGATGGTGTTGGTGCAAGCCCTAGAGGCAACGGGAGCCTTTAATGGTCTCGCCCATCGCGTTGTCCTAGCCTCACGGGGGGATGGCCGCCGTCTCTTACTGGGGATTATGTTGCTGACCAGCCCCATTTGCGCGGTCTTGCCCAACGCAACCACCGTCATGCTGTTGGCACCGTTGTTGCCGCCCTTGGCGAAGGAGTTGAAGCTCGACCCACGCCCGCTCTTACTGTTGCTGGTGCTGACGGCCAACAGTGCTGGGCTTCTGACTTTGGTGGGAGATCCCGCGACCTATATCGTGGCGACGGGTCTTGGCTTCAGCTTTGGCCAATATTTCTCACAGCTCAGTTTGGGTGGCTTGATTAGCTTGCTGGTGATAGTGCCGACCTTGCCTTGGCTCTATCGCAGCATTTGGACGGCACGCTTTCCAGTGCCTGATTTGACTCCGCCCCGCCCCCATCATCGACAGGCCATGCGAATGCTTTTAGGCGTGACGGTGGTGATGCTGGTCTCGTTCACCGTCGGCGAGATGTTGCCTGTGCCGCTGAGTCCTGATGCAACGGCGCTGGCTGGAGCAGCTGCAGCACTCGCCATCTGCCATCAAAGTCGCCTGATCACGGTCGATCGTCTGTTCGCTGCGATCGATTGGTCAACCCTGGTCTATTTCATGGGGGTCTTCGTGTTGATTGGTGGTCTGCAAACGAGTGGCGCTATGGTCTTGCTGGCTCAAGGCCTGACGACCCTGATCGGGACCAATATTCTCCAGGGGAGCTTGCTATTGCTGCTGCTGACGGGCGTGCTCTCGGCTTTCATTCCCAACATTCCTTTGGTGGCAGCGCTAACGCCGGTCTTGATTAGCTATTGCCAGACAGCCGGTCTCACGATCGCGCCTGATGCGATCGCCCCGCAGGCTTATCCGCTGTTCTTTGCCCTGATGTTTGGCGGCACCTTGGGGGGCAATGCTACGTTGATCGGCGCCTCTGCCAACTTAGTCGGTGCTGGAATTGCTCGCCAGCACGACACTCCGATTCACTTCCGTGACTGGCTGCCCTACGGCGTCCCGACGGTCATTTTGCAACTGTCTGCTGCGCTGCTCTACTGCTGGTGGCGTTCCTGA
- the folB gene encoding dihydroneopterin aldolase produces MAESGLARRSESVMDVLVVRGIRAYGYTGFFDAEQELGQWFEVDLRVWVDLQPAGDSDQLGDTLDYSQAVQVVQTGIRQSRFRTIERLAADLCDRLFQQFPALPELELTLRKLAPPIPDFSGDVSLVLRRSRKLTGAD; encoded by the coding sequence TTGGCAGAATCAGGACTGGCAAGGCGATCGGAGAGCGTGATGGATGTGTTGGTGGTGCGCGGCATTCGCGCCTACGGCTACACGGGGTTCTTTGATGCCGAGCAAGAACTGGGCCAGTGGTTTGAGGTGGACTTGCGCGTCTGGGTCGATCTTCAGCCTGCTGGGGACAGCGATCAGCTCGGCGACACCCTCGACTACAGCCAAGCGGTACAGGTCGTGCAAACGGGGATTCGCCAGAGTCGCTTTCGCACGATCGAGCGATTGGCGGCTGATCTCTGCGATCGCCTGTTTCAGCAGTTTCCAGCCCTACCGGAATTGGAACTGACGTTGCGGAAACTGGCCCCTCCCATTCCTGACTTTAGTGGTGATGTCAGCTTGGTTCTGCGGCGATCGCGGAAGTTAACGGGTGCGGATTGA